Proteins from one Leptonema illini DSM 21528 genomic window:
- the mtaB gene encoding tRNA (N(6)-L-threonylcarbamoyladenosine(37)-C(2))-methylthiotransferase MtaB — MQKATSTESTELSVGIHTLGCRLNQYESDGILNRFGRHSYRIVPLTDGPDIAIINTCTVTESADARNRNIIRQVLRRNPQARIFVTGCYAQTDPEKILGIPGVRAVVGNDRKSNIFEIIEGMLEEERRSDADPVSQSVHSLRTTQSPPSAQVSLSGGAIADPGRGKRAVLTDPFAYGDVFPVDHSRAYLKIQDGCDRKCSYCKIPQARGGGISRDAAEIMAHLRRMDEAGIPEIVLTGVNLGWFRENNMRFADLLERMLETVKHARIRLSSIEPSDVNERLAELSLHPRFCNYLHVPVQSGSANILRQMKRSYTPETFRMRIEKVRSINPDVFLGTDLMVGFPGETDADFEDSLKLLVDLDIAGVHAFPFSPREGTIAAVMPGRVHGTTVKERMQRVAAHKEAAMESFYRRMDGSIVEGVLEGEAKAEAKEVGSSLFMEALTGEFLRLNVPISDTTTLRRGQLVKLKLQAEGRVGWPVD; from the coding sequence TTGCAAAAAGCAACCTCGACCGAATCGACTGAACTCAGCGTAGGCATTCACACTCTCGGATGCCGTCTGAATCAGTATGAATCCGACGGCATACTGAACCGATTCGGCCGGCACAGCTATCGCATCGTGCCGTTAACCGACGGGCCCGACATCGCCATCATCAATACGTGCACCGTCACCGAATCGGCCGACGCGCGAAATCGAAATATCATCCGACAGGTGCTGCGACGCAATCCGCAGGCCCGCATCTTTGTGACGGGCTGCTATGCGCAGACCGACCCAGAAAAGATCCTCGGCATCCCTGGCGTGCGCGCCGTCGTCGGCAACGATCGTAAATCGAATATCTTCGAGATCATCGAAGGCATGCTTGAAGAGGAACGCCGTTCCGACGCCGACCCTGTTTCGCAATCAGTGCATTCGTTGCGCACGACACAATCGCCTCCATCCGCGCAGGTCTCGCTCTCTGGCGGCGCCATCGCCGATCCGGGACGCGGTAAAAGGGCGGTGTTAACCGATCCCTTTGCCTATGGCGACGTGTTTCCCGTCGATCACAGCCGGGCGTATCTGAAAATACAGGACGGATGCGACCGCAAGTGCAGCTACTGCAAGATTCCCCAGGCAAGAGGAGGCGGCATCTCGCGCGATGCGGCCGAGATCATGGCGCATCTACGGCGTATGGACGAGGCGGGAATTCCCGAGATCGTTCTCACTGGGGTCAATCTGGGATGGTTTCGCGAGAATAACATGCGCTTTGCCGATCTGCTGGAACGCATGCTTGAAACGGTGAAGCATGCGCGCATTCGCCTCTCAAGCATCGAGCCGTCCGACGTAAACGAGCGCCTTGCCGAACTCAGCCTGCATCCGAGATTCTGTAACTATCTGCACGTGCCCGTGCAGAGCGGCTCGGCGAATATTCTGCGGCAGATGAAACGCAGTTATACGCCCGAAACCTTCCGCATGCGAATCGAAAAGGTACGATCGATCAACCCCGACGTCTTTCTCGGCACCGATCTCATGGTCGGCTTTCCGGGCGAAACCGACGCCGATTTCGAAGATTCACTGAAGCTTCTCGTCGATCTTGATATTGCCGGCGTACACGCCTTTCCTTTTTCGCCTCGCGAGGGAACGATTGCCGCCGTCATGCCCGGACGTGTGCACGGAACCACCGTCAAAGAACGCATGCAGCGCGTGGCGGCACATAAAGAAGCCGCTATGGAATCGTTCTATCGCCGCATGGACGGAAGTATCGTCGAAGGCGTTCTTGAAGGAGAGGCAAAGGCAGAAGCAAAAGAGGTCGGCAGTTCTCTCTTTATGGAAGCGTTAACCGGCGAATTTCTTCGTCTCAATGTTCCCATCAGCGACACAACGACTCTGCGCCGCGGCCAGCTTGTAAAACTCAAGCTCCAGGCAGAGGGCAGGGTGGGCTGGCCGGTGGATTGA
- a CDS encoding tetratricopeptide repeat protein, producing the protein MKNRISSLSFSCLAIAIVFASAAGSALFAAPPEYAEAVKLYRAGQYEQSLELIRSVFDANKGSLELRMLAAANYHRQGNIDSAMAHMLYAMKEHPDQPGPALYMATLQREKGATAKALEMMRRTAGKFPDEHWVRYELAATFLEQKKYADARRQVEAIIAKNPNFFPAIYLDGLIYMLEGSYETADFRFKNALRIKMTDKEWTKRLYNNLGIVNERLAEANPTQKEEKLNLARQYYRKALELDGEYAVAKSNLDRID; encoded by the coding sequence ATGAAAAACCGCATCTCTTCTTTATCCTTCTCCTGCCTGGCTATTGCGATCGTTTTTGCTTCGGCTGCAGGCTCGGCTCTGTTTGCCGCTCCACCCGAATACGCCGAGGCCGTAAAGCTCTACAGGGCCGGGCAGTACGAGCAATCTCTTGAGTTGATCCGTTCGGTCTTTGATGCGAATAAAGGATCGCTTGAGCTGCGTATGCTGGCGGCGGCGAACTACCATCGTCAGGGCAACATTGATTCGGCGATGGCGCATATGCTCTATGCGATGAAGGAGCATCCCGATCAGCCGGGTCCGGCCCTTTATATGGCGACGCTGCAGCGCGAGAAAGGAGCGACGGCAAAGGCGCTTGAGATGATGCGTCGTACGGCGGGCAAGTTTCCCGACGAGCACTGGGTTCGCTATGAGCTGGCCGCCACCTTTCTCGAACAGAAGAAATATGCCGATGCCCGTCGTCAGGTAGAGGCCATCATCGCTAAGAATCCGAACTTCTTTCCTGCCATCTATCTCGACGGTCTTATCTACATGCTTGAAGGCAGCTATGAGACGGCTGACTTCAGGTTCAAGAACGCCCTGCGTATTAAGATGACCGATAAAGAGTGGACGAAGCGTCTGTATAACAACCTCGGCATCGTAAACGAGCGACTGGCAGAGGCCAATCCGACGCAGAAAGAAGAGAAGCTGAACCTGGCGCGACAGTATTATCGTAAGGCGCTGGAGCTTGATGGAGAGTACGCCGTTGCAAAAAGCAACCTCGACCGAATCGACTGA
- a CDS encoding ABC transporter ATP-binding protein — protein sequence MNVNTVPGNTAADQAEEEEIVIRVRDLSRHYASEGERVDVLRDLNMDVARGAILSVEGASGAGKSTFLHLLGAIDHPSSGSLEVFGHDLTELSEADIERFRSTTVGFIFQHHYLLPDFTVLENVMMPLWILRGSVPDMRAKAIAMLERVGLGHRLNHYPSQISGGEMARAGVARALVGDKPLILADEPTGNLDRTNSEKLADLLWELQSEIGFNLIIVTHDMELARRVPHRHALRNGKLERIA from the coding sequence ATGAACGTGAATACGGTACCCGGTAACACCGCCGCCGATCAGGCGGAAGAAGAAGAGATCGTCATCCGCGTGCGCGATCTTTCGCGTCACTACGCCTCTGAAGGGGAGCGCGTCGACGTTCTGCGCGATCTGAATATGGATGTGGCTCGCGGCGCCATCCTCTCCGTTGAAGGAGCAAGCGGCGCCGGTAAGAGTACCTTCCTGCATCTGCTCGGCGCCATCGATCATCCGAGCTCGGGCTCGCTTGAGGTTTTCGGCCATGATCTGACCGAACTGTCCGAGGCCGACATCGAGCGCTTTCGCTCGACGACCGTCGGCTTCATCTTTCAGCACCATTATCTTCTGCCCGACTTCACCGTGCTTGAAAACGTGATGATGCCTCTGTGGATTCTGCGCGGCTCCGTTCCCGATATGCGAGCAAAGGCCATCGCCATGCTTGAGCGCGTCGGACTCGGTCATCGCCTGAATCATTATCCGTCGCAGATCTCGGGCGGCGAGATGGCGCGAGCCGGCGTCGCCCGGGCCCTTGTCGGCGATAAGCCTCTGATTCTCGCCGATGAGCCGACGGGTAACCTCGATCGCACGAACTCCGAGAAGTTAGCCGATCTGCTCTGGGAGTTACAGTCCGAGATCGGTTTCAATCTCATCATCGTCACGCATGACATGGAGCTGGCGCGCCGCGTTCCGCATCGCCATGCGCTCCGAAACGGAAAGCTGGAACGTATCGCATAG
- a CDS encoding ABC transporter permease: protein MIPSGYLLELFIAARYLRGQSRLALFSLGTRLSFIFMALMVLIMVVVLSVFTGFQTEVRSSLWNSGYHITLTRSMTGATFNDYNEITNILKEDPALKGDIRSVFPSITANGLLENQGRFDGKGLRAIPVKSEQLQSGQLDDFPPLVHYDQRLLDHMNDGNMVIVGREMARYYGWNVGDTITVFLPAGGVLTRGLQIKRADLTIAGYFRTGFYEFDQNLMFVSLVTAQRMLDMNGRTSEIIIQLKDLSRLDSTKSMIRDSIPGNRFDYSMRTIKDEKGTFLAALQLEKTMMMIILGLLIVAGIAGIWVTSYLLVKSKSRSIGMLRAMGMSMRSVLIIFTGHSMLIGFLSASIGGALGIFLSKHLERTIQLVEDLADQLCHLYSNQCAPVHLIPRQIYYFDHLPVNTDISFIFGIAMVTLILSGFAGYFPARQAAKLDPVQTIRND from the coding sequence GTGATACCGTCCGGATACCTGCTGGAATTATTTATTGCCGCCCGCTATCTGCGCGGGCAGAGTCGCCTTGCTCTGTTCAGCCTGGGCACGCGTCTCTCCTTCATCTTCATGGCGCTGATGGTTCTCATCATGGTCGTCGTGCTCTCGGTGTTCACGGGCTTTCAGACCGAGGTGCGTTCGTCTCTCTGGAATTCAGGCTATCATATTACGCTCACTCGATCGATGACGGGCGCCACCTTCAACGACTACAACGAGATCACGAACATATTGAAAGAAGATCCGGCGCTGAAAGGGGACATACGCTCGGTCTTCCCGAGCATCACGGCGAACGGTCTGCTTGAGAATCAGGGACGCTTTGACGGTAAGGGGCTGCGCGCCATCCCCGTGAAAAGCGAGCAGCTGCAGAGCGGCCAGCTCGACGACTTTCCTCCGCTTGTGCATTACGATCAGCGCCTGCTCGATCATATGAACGACGGCAACATGGTTATCGTCGGTCGCGAGATGGCCCGCTACTACGGATGGAACGTCGGCGATACGATTACGGTCTTTCTTCCGGCCGGCGGCGTGCTTACGCGCGGATTGCAGATCAAGCGCGCCGATCTGACGATCGCCGGTTACTTTCGCACGGGATTCTACGAATTCGATCAGAATCTCATGTTCGTTTCGTTAGTCACCGCACAGCGCATGCTTGATATGAACGGACGCACCTCCGAGATCATTATTCAGCTCAAGGATCTCTCGCGTCTCGACTCCACGAAAAGCATGATCCGCGATAGTATTCCGGGCAACCGCTTCGACTACAGCATGCGCACGATTAAAGACGAGAAGGGCACGTTTCTGGCCGCCCTGCAACTCGAGAAGACGATGATGATGATCATCCTCGGCCTGCTCATCGTCGCCGGAATCGCCGGCATCTGGGTAACGTCGTATCTGCTTGTAAAATCCAAAAGCCGCTCGATCGGTATGCTGCGTGCGATGGGCATGTCGATGCGCTCGGTGCTTATCATCTTCACCGGCCATTCGATGCTCATCGGCTTTTTAAGCGCCTCGATCGGCGGAGCGCTGGGCATCTTTCTATCAAAGCATCTGGAGCGCACGATTCAGCTTGTCGAAGACCTTGCCGATCAACTGTGCCATCTTTATTCCAATCAGTGCGCCCCGGTGCATCTGATTCCGCGGCAGATCTACTATTTCGATCATCTTCCCGTCAACACCGACATCAGCTTCATCTTCGGCATCGCCATGGTAACGCTGATCCTGTCGGGCTTCGCCGGATACTTCCCGGCGCGACAGGCGGCGAAGCTTGATCCGGTGCAGACGATCCGCAACGACTGA
- a CDS encoding IS5-like element ISLil2 family transposase: MARKKAETQTEAKEKTRYRVKNWREYNQALVNRGSLTVWISDDISTTWAAEYRHRGRGHQPVYSDQAIEFMLTLRGLFKFPLRQTTGFVRSLFTMLKLDLQVPDYSQVCRRQAGIKMKPINASKAMKKGVDLVMDSTGLKVYGDGEWMTRKHGPSKRRTWRKLHIGIDVNSGEIVYAELTSNNEDSGDSKEAVKAMRDLISSGVKIKSFRGDGAYDTHAVYNTARINGINVIVPPREHAVTLDEKYSNAERFKISWQRDDTIRAVREKTRAAWKEESDYHKRSLVEMTFFRYKTVFGERMAARNFPNQQAEVLLRSRLLNKLNQLGKPVSVPIKT; this comes from the coding sequence ATGGCCCGGAAAAAAGCTGAAACACAGACCGAAGCAAAAGAGAAAACACGTTATCGTGTAAAGAACTGGCGGGAATATAACCAGGCCCTCGTGAACCGGGGAAGCCTGACCGTATGGATCTCAGATGATATCAGCACGACCTGGGCAGCGGAATACCGTCATAGAGGACGCGGCCATCAGCCTGTTTATTCGGACCAGGCAATTGAGTTCATGCTGACTCTCCGGGGCCTGTTCAAATTCCCTCTTCGCCAGACCACCGGTTTTGTAAGGTCGCTATTCACGATGCTAAAGCTGGATCTGCAAGTGCCCGATTATTCACAGGTTTGCAGAAGACAGGCGGGGATCAAGATGAAGCCGATCAATGCCTCAAAGGCTATGAAAAAAGGCGTGGATCTGGTTATGGATTCGACGGGGCTGAAAGTCTATGGCGACGGTGAATGGATGACCAGAAAGCATGGTCCCTCAAAACGTCGTACGTGGCGAAAACTGCATATCGGAATCGACGTTAATTCCGGCGAGATAGTTTATGCCGAGTTAACAAGCAATAATGAGGATAGCGGCGACAGCAAAGAAGCGGTAAAGGCGATGCGAGATTTGATTTCGTCAGGCGTGAAAATAAAGTCGTTCAGGGGCGACGGAGCCTATGATACTCATGCTGTTTACAATACCGCCCGCATCAACGGAATCAATGTGATCGTTCCACCCCGCGAACATGCAGTGACGCTCGATGAAAAGTATTCAAATGCGGAAAGGTTCAAGATATCCTGGCAGAGGGATGATACTATCAGGGCTGTGAGAGAGAAGACCCGAGCAGCATGGAAGGAGGAAAGCGACTATCATAAGCGATCACTCGTAGAAATGACTTTCTTTCGTTACAAAACAGTATTCGGAGAAAGGATGGCCGCTCGTAATTTCCCAAACCAGCAAGCCGAAGTTCTCTTGAGAAGCCGGTTGTTGAACAAGCTCAATCAGCTCGGCAAGCCCGTTTCTGTTCCGATAAAAACCTGA
- a CDS encoding NINE protein: MQDTHSKSIGYLVWIFGFLGAHRFYYGKPVSGTIYFFTLGLFGIGWIIDLFLIPSMEKEAERRYEPGPYNYTISWLLLTYLGTFGIHRLYLGRIGTGILYMCTFGLLFLGVLWDFWHLNELVSERNRESRS; the protein is encoded by the coding sequence ATGCAGGACACACACAGCAAGTCTATTGGCTACCTTGTCTGGATCTTCGGATTTCTCGGCGCCCACCGCTTCTACTATGGCAAGCCGGTTTCAGGCACCATCTACTTCTTCACCCTGGGCCTCTTCGGTATCGGCTGGATTATCGATCTCTTTCTGATCCCTTCTATGGAAAAAGAGGCAGAGCGCCGCTATGAACCAGGACCTTACAACTACACTATCTCCTGGCTTCTTCTGACCTATCTGGGCACTTTCGGAATTCATCGCCTTTACCTGGGAAGAATCGGTACAGGCATCCTCTATATGTGTACTTTCGGCCTTCTTTTTCTTGGCGTTCTCTGGGATTTCTGGCATTTGAATGAGCTTGTTTCTGAGCGCAATCGGGAGAGCCGCTCATGA
- a CDS encoding inositol monophosphatase family protein, whose translation MIHSIPAEFPLDEVQKRMQFLLGVLPAIGENIVEYQKEVVANRNALPFKEILANVDEHAERPILHALTGSFPDDRFSSELAGDQGEDSDFHWWIDALDGSRNYIHGNPLYCISVGLTFREHPVAGVVYVPTFKETYRAIFGDGSFKNDHPIEASGTASLDTALVASGLPYQRRGIITELIGDMSAILSAGAGLRKTGSAVLDLCWIAEGRFDGMWERNVHPWDTCAASVILREAGGRLSDFQGRIYDVSTGDVVASNGLLHNDILNILKQVREVDGIN comes from the coding sequence ATGATCCATTCGATTCCCGCAGAGTTTCCTCTTGATGAAGTGCAGAAGCGCATGCAGTTTCTGCTCGGCGTTCTGCCGGCCATCGGCGAGAACATCGTCGAGTATCAGAAGGAGGTCGTCGCGAACCGGAACGCCCTTCCGTTTAAAGAGATCCTCGCGAACGTCGACGAACATGCGGAGCGTCCTATTCTGCATGCGCTGACGGGCAGCTTTCCCGACGATCGCTTCTCGTCGGAGCTTGCCGGCGATCAGGGAGAGGATTCCGACTTTCACTGGTGGATCGACGCTCTCGACGGCTCCCGTAACTATATTCACGGAAATCCGCTTTACTGCATCTCGGTTGGGTTAACCTTTCGCGAGCATCCCGTCGCCGGCGTCGTCTATGTGCCGACGTTTAAAGAGACCTACCGGGCGATCTTCGGCGACGGATCGTTCAAGAACGACCACCCCATCGAGGCCTCGGGTACGGCCAGCCTTGATACGGCCCTTGTGGCATCGGGGCTTCCCTATCAGCGGCGCGGCATCATCACCGAGCTGATCGGCGATATGTCGGCCATTCTCTCGGCCGGCGCCGGTCTGCGTAAAACAGGATCGGCCGTGCTTGACCTCTGCTGGATCGCCGAAGGTCGCTTTGACGGCATGTGGGAACGCAACGTGCATCCCTGGGATACGTGCGCAGCGAGCGTGATACTGCGTGAGGCGGGCGGGCGCCTGTCTGATTTTCAGGGCCGCATCTATGACGTCAGCACCGGCGACGTTGTCGCTTCAAACGGATTGCTGCACAACGACATCCTGAACATCCTGAAACAGGTGCGCGAGGTGGACGGTATCAACTGA
- a CDS encoding DUF1574 family protein, with protein sequence MEFLRRPFLWLSVLLFPLLYGLDKVFLLPSVRDHFVQPGGMMYYRQRTEQLDLLKEHLQRIGDSSQTVIVLGDSRSFGIGRHVAMFAGYKNPDIWNFAGPQAVPAYHDYLIEKILAMPNAPKHFIIGLSPDGLARNAGIFGSPVLVYAVDERFIEENRTMIPQRDMDIYTRSRRFALQGMQFSFGTLFSRIQGSLTQPDLDKQLSSLGVREDQFSQDQLVMLRQLATVRHEDLKYYNYYKSPHRTILNATGGAQLAWWGRMSDEKLKAETDQLVSLYLQRFVVSQEQMFFLERAMKRIKQAGGTAVVFWPAVNPHLRKVYEEEPAISQIWTRAVQIAEENDIKTINFNEPGRMTCQDYYDASHLSVTCFPAITTTLLETLLGRRPERPAGPIPFL encoded by the coding sequence ATGGAATTCCTGCGACGTCCTTTTCTGTGGTTATCCGTTCTGCTTTTTCCCTTACTCTATGGCCTCGATAAAGTATTCCTGCTGCCCTCCGTGCGCGATCATTTCGTGCAACCGGGCGGCATGATGTATTACAGGCAGCGCACCGAGCAGCTTGATCTGCTAAAAGAGCATCTGCAGCGAATCGGCGATTCTTCGCAGACGGTGATCGTACTCGGCGATTCCCGATCGTTCGGTATCGGTCGCCATGTGGCCATGTTTGCCGGTTATAAGAATCCCGACATCTGGAATTTCGCCGGACCACAGGCCGTTCCTGCCTATCATGATTATCTCATCGAGAAGATCCTCGCGATGCCGAACGCTCCGAAGCACTTCATCATCGGTCTCTCGCCCGACGGCCTTGCCCGCAATGCCGGCATATTCGGATCGCCCGTTCTCGTCTATGCGGTCGACGAACGCTTTATCGAAGAGAATCGAACGATGATACCGCAGCGCGATATGGACATCTATACGCGATCGCGTCGATTCGCTTTGCAGGGCATGCAGTTCTCGTTTGGAACGCTTTTTTCGCGCATCCAGGGATCGCTCACGCAGCCCGATCTTGATAAACAGCTTTCTTCGCTTGGAGTACGCGAAGACCAGTTCAGTCAGGATCAGCTGGTGATGTTGCGTCAGCTGGCGACGGTGCGCCATGAAGACCTCAAATATTATAACTACTATAAGTCGCCGCACCGCACGATTCTGAACGCCACAGGCGGCGCTCAGCTGGCATGGTGGGGACGCATGTCCGATGAAAAGCTGAAAGCCGAAACCGACCAGCTTGTTTCGCTGTATCTGCAGCGTTTCGTCGTCTCGCAGGAGCAGATGTTCTTTCTCGAAAGGGCGATGAAGCGCATCAAGCAGGCCGGAGGAACGGCCGTCGTATTCTGGCCGGCCGTCAATCCGCATCTGCGCAAGGTTTACGAAGAGGAGCCGGCCATCTCGCAGATCTGGACGCGGGCCGTTCAGATAGCCGAAGAGAACGACATCAAGACGATTAACTTTAACGAGCCCGGTCGCATGACCTGTCAGGATTATTACGATGCAAGCCACCTGTCTGTGACCTGCTTCCCTGCCATCACGACGACGCTACTGGAGACGTTGCTCGGGCGCAGGCCCGAGCGTCCGGCAGGGCCGATTCCTTTTCTGTGA